One window of Chloroflexota bacterium genomic DNA carries:
- a CDS encoding NAD-dependent epimerase/dehydratase family protein: MKFSRAIATRLVVDAILINVGLLLAFVVRYITIVINEPSLAERLILDYRDQFLSTSWLLTSLALALLWMFGVYHHVRSYARRFKVMTLLQATTLAHLAYGFSFFFLRFLPFVPRGVVVLSWVFTSALVIGIRIARNVVLAVDALERQTPKTDQPIKHVLVIGGAGYIGSLVLRRLLNQGYHVRLVDSLMYGDGAIRELYNHPQFEFVHGDMRHIETVVRSLVGMDAVVHLGAIVGDPACAIDADFSTEINLIATRMLAEACKGYGIRRFIFASTCSVYGASDELLDERSALNPVSLYAQTKIDSENILLGLTDHQFAPTILRFSTIYGLSPRPRFDLVVNLLTAKAVREGKITVFGGDQWRPFVHADDAARAVVMSLNAPLAAVRGEIFNVGSDSQNYTISAIGELIGRLIPEAELVLQGSDVDKRNYRVSFAKIAKVLNFSPEHTVEDGVREIEAALRDGAIGDYYDPAYNNHKFLTNVDNAPLIRLETPWANKRESIKQ, translated from the coding sequence TTGAAATTCTCACGCGCAATTGCTACGCGCCTCGTGGTCGATGCAATTCTCATCAATGTGGGCTTGTTATTGGCCTTTGTAGTGCGCTATATCACGATTGTAATCAACGAGCCAAGTTTGGCTGAACGCTTGATTTTGGATTATCGTGACCAATTTTTGAGCACCAGTTGGCTCCTGACCAGCCTTGCCTTGGCTTTGCTGTGGATGTTTGGGGTCTATCACCATGTGCGCAGCTATGCCCGCCGCTTCAAAGTAATGACCTTATTGCAAGCCACCACGCTCGCCCATCTCGCTTATGGATTTAGCTTTTTCTTTCTGCGCTTCTTGCCGTTTGTTCCGCGTGGAGTGGTGGTGCTGAGCTGGGTATTTACTTCGGCGCTGGTAATTGGCATTCGCATTGCCCGCAATGTGGTGTTAGCAGTCGATGCCTTAGAACGCCAAACCCCCAAAACCGATCAGCCGATTAAGCACGTATTAGTCATTGGTGGGGCAGGCTACATCGGTTCGTTAGTGCTGCGTCGCCTGCTCAATCAAGGCTATCATGTACGTTTGGTCGATTCGCTGATGTATGGCGATGGGGCAATCCGCGAGCTTTACAATCACCCGCAATTTGAATTTGTCCATGGCGATATGCGTCACATCGAAACAGTGGTGCGCTCGTTGGTTGGCATGGATGCTGTGGTTCACCTTGGGGCGATTGTTGGTGACCCTGCCTGTGCGATCGATGCCGATTTCAGCACTGAAATTAATTTGATTGCCACGCGAATGCTGGCCGAAGCGTGCAAAGGTTATGGGATTCGGCGCTTTATTTTTGCCTCAACCTGTAGCGTGTATGGCGCATCGGATGAATTGCTCGATGAGCGTTCGGCGCTCAATCCAGTTTCACTCTATGCCCAAACCAAAATCGACTCTGAAAACATCTTGTTGGGCTTGACAGATCACCAATTTGCCCCAACGATTTTGCGTTTTTCAACAATTTACGGCTTATCGCCGCGCCCACGCTTTGATTTGGTTGTCAATTTACTAACCGCCAAAGCTGTGCGCGAGGGTAAAATCACGGTATTTGGTGGCGATCAATGGCGGCCATTTGTGCATGCCGACGATGCCGCTCGCGCCGTTGTAATGAGCTTGAATGCGCCGTTGGCAGCCGTGCGCGGCGAGATCTTCAATGTTGGCTCGGATAGCCAAAACTACACCATCAGCGCCATCGGCGAATTGATCGGACGTTTAATTCCTGAGGCCGAGTTGGTATTACAAGGCAGCGATGTTGATAAACGCAACTATCGCGTTTCGTTCGCCAAAATTGCCAAAGTACTTAATTTCAGTCCTGAGCACACGGTTGAAGATGGGGTGCGCGAGATCGAGGCGGCTTTGCGCGATGGCGCAATTGGCGATTATTACGATCCAGCCTATAACAACCATAAATTCCTGACCAATGTTGATAATGCGCCGTTGATTCGGCTTGAAACACCATGGGCCAACAAACGTGAGTCGATCAAGCAATGA
- a CDS encoding NUDIX domain-containing protein: MKFFVRVAAIIVRDQQVLVHRSEQQGISYCALPGGHLEVGETTEQCLVREFVEEFGVAIQIERLVYVAEGMFMAGRKKPKPKHEIVFYYRAHLQDPMVEVRSREEPTIYADWLALDSDLAELYPQWLRPLLPSDYQHNWRACPRQIIADELIEPPYTSVRQLYSGDGNSKSSSLAGGDDNS; this comes from the coding sequence ATGAAGTTTTTTGTGCGGGTGGCAGCGATTATTGTGCGTGATCAACAGGTGTTGGTGCATCGCTCTGAGCAGCAAGGCATCAGCTATTGCGCCCTACCTGGTGGTCACCTCGAAGTAGGTGAGACGACCGAACAATGTTTGGTACGCGAGTTTGTTGAGGAGTTTGGGGTAGCCATTCAAATCGAGCGGCTGGTGTATGTTGCTGAAGGCATGTTTATGGCGGGGCGCAAAAAGCCCAAGCCCAAACACGAAATTGTATTTTACTACCGAGCGCACTTGCAAGATCCCATGGTTGAGGTGCGCTCTCGCGAGGAACCAACGATTTATGCCGATTGGCTAGCCTTGGATAGCGATTTAGCCGAGTTGTATCCGCAATGGCTGCGGCCACTGTTGCCCAGCGATTATCAGCACAATTGGCGGGCATGCCCACGCCAAATTATTGCCGATGAATTGATTGAGCCGCCCTATACCAGCGTGCGCCAACTTTATTCAGGCGATGGTAATTCAAAATCATCGTCGTTGGCTGGTGGCGACGATAACTCATAG
- a CDS encoding DegT/DnrJ/EryC1/StrS family aminotransferase yields MADLRPAILGGTPLATSPIRLVRPVLPEFATLAADVEQTLISGMVTKGHHLAAFEQAVAAHLGVAHAIAVSSCTTGLALVYRSLGLNGPVIVPSFTFMATVSALIWAGATPRFVEIDPTTTNIDVNAVRAALTPEVQAIVAVHNFGNPAAIAELEAIAADAGIPLIFDAAHGFGAQYDGRPVGGFGTAECFSLSPTKLLIAGEGGIVATNNDELAHKIRTGREYGNDGKYGSDWAGLNARMAEYNAIMGRYSLEQLEQAARQRSQYAALYWAALFAMPGVDFQKVRPNDRCSYKDYSITIEASEFGISRDLLGKALAAEGIDSRAYYDPPVHRHAAYAQFAPTEGSLPKTDWLARSSLSLPIHSEMEFSTIETVCAAIKRIQLFGEEIIAKQ; encoded by the coding sequence ATGGCTGATTTACGTCCTGCAATCCTCGGCGGCACGCCTTTGGCAACGTCGCCAATTCGCTTAGTTCGTCCAGTTTTACCAGAGTTTGCCACCCTAGCCGCCGATGTTGAGCAAACTTTAATCAGCGGCATGGTCACTAAGGGTCACCATTTAGCGGCGTTTGAACAAGCAGTCGCCGCCCATCTAGGTGTGGCGCATGCGATTGCGGTCTCAAGCTGCACTACCGGTTTGGCCTTAGTGTATCGCTCTTTGGGCTTAAACGGGCCAGTTATTGTACCTAGTTTTACCTTTATGGCTACCGTCAGCGCCTTGATTTGGGCTGGCGCAACCCCACGCTTTGTGGAAATTGACCCCACGACCACCAATATCGATGTGAATGCAGTGCGGGCAGCACTCACGCCCGAAGTGCAGGCGATTGTGGCCGTGCACAATTTTGGCAATCCAGCAGCAATCGCTGAACTCGAAGCAATCGCCGCTGATGCTGGAATTCCCTTGATTTTCGATGCAGCCCATGGCTTTGGGGCGCAATACGATGGGCGGCCTGTTGGCGGATTTGGCACTGCCGAATGTTTCAGTCTTAGCCCAACCAAGCTCTTGATTGCTGGCGAAGGCGGAATCGTCGCCACCAACAACGATGAGTTAGCCCACAAAATTCGTACAGGCCGCGAATATGGCAACGATGGCAAGTATGGCAGCGATTGGGCTGGCTTGAATGCTCGCATGGCCGAATATAACGCGATTATGGGGCGCTACAGCCTTGAGCAATTAGAGCAAGCCGCCCGCCAACGCAGCCAATATGCCGCGCTCTACTGGGCGGCCTTGTTTGCCATGCCTGGGGTTGATTTTCAAAAAGTGCGCCCAAACGATCGTTGCTCTTACAAAGATTATTCAATCACGATCGAAGCCAGCGAATTTGGCATCAGTCGCGATCTGCTGGGCAAAGCTTTGGCGGCTGAGGGCATTGATAGTCGTGCCTATTATGATCCGCCAGTTCATCGCCATGCTGCCTATGCCCAATTTGCACCCACCGAGGGCAGTTTGCCCAAAACCGACTGGTTAGCACGATCGAGCTTGAGCTTGCCAATTCACTCGGAAATGGAGTTCAGCACAATCGAAACTGTTTGCGCAGCGATCAAACGGATTCAGCTGTTTGGTGAGGAAATCATAGCAAAACAATAA
- a CDS encoding serine/threonine protein kinase, which yields MQCPACGAATTNAHQRTCDQCSAPLPQLLVAGALMMNQYRVIQPLREGGTGQIYLAEDTRTFDRKCILKRTLLQGGNESRQRFATEAELLTRLRHPQIPQVFAYFEEAGVATIVMEYVAGRDLEHGLSHRLVDGTFMAGKPRPLEQVLRDAIVICKILEYLHALKPAIVHGDIKPANLIRDRDSNELFLVDFGAAATSGVGQTYGTPGYAAPEQYRNQRYPASDIYNLAATIYHLLTDDNPCEHPLQFPKLTSLSSRLQQVLSRALHEDLNQRPNATIFRDLLEETLEPTLVQPFKFPSGVTPYTGYDLAQAIQADWGYGLHALVNGDLNTWLRQHQQTELAIKTHRMLVQNERPERVLDFLVGSLAPNLLMAEVKFEYNTVMLPLDGMSATPLTVTVRNRAAHIKAIDAPGWLQVGPPELYVVPEQPQQFQLGIDLDRNPRPGQTASVSFEIRTGHEKPQRRKLKIQLAQGYLPKPDTGDVWPLIAALGGSSGMLSIMLAVAYHPNNSLLIEAAIGSLVGVIWTLMFSEYKTDVVLHMLLSIGGALLAGSIYAIYILGAFNPFTLTAFFYALGGSLICNAVYHYFFKHF from the coding sequence ATGCAATGTCCTGCTTGTGGCGCGGCCACCACCAATGCTCATCAGCGTACCTGTGATCAATGCAGCGCACCACTACCCCAACTGTTGGTAGCTGGTGCGTTGATGATGAACCAATATCGGGTGATTCAGCCGTTGCGCGAGGGCGGCACTGGCCAAATCTACTTAGCCGAAGATACCCGCACATTTGACCGTAAGTGTATTTTGAAGCGCACGCTCTTGCAGGGCGGCAATGAATCGCGACAGCGGTTTGCGACTGAGGCCGAATTATTAACCCGCCTGCGCCACCCCCAAATTCCTCAAGTTTTTGCTTATTTTGAGGAAGCAGGGGTTGCCACAATTGTGATGGAATATGTAGCGGGGCGTGATTTGGAGCATGGTCTAAGCCATCGGCTAGTTGATGGTACGTTTATGGCGGGCAAGCCACGCCCGCTTGAGCAAGTGCTACGCGACGCGATTGTGATCTGCAAAATTTTAGAATACTTGCATGCCCTCAAGCCTGCGATCGTTCATGGCGATATCAAGCCCGCCAATTTAATTCGCGATCGTGATAGCAACGAGCTGTTTTTGGTCGATTTTGGGGCTGCGGCGACCAGTGGTGTGGGCCAAACCTATGGCACGCCTGGCTATGCTGCGCCTGAGCAATATCGCAATCAGCGCTATCCGGCGAGCGATATTTATAACTTGGCCGCGACGATTTATCATCTATTGACCGATGATAATCCCTGTGAACACCCGCTACAATTCCCCAAACTCACCAGCCTTTCGTCGCGGCTGCAACAAGTGCTTAGTCGGGCGCTGCATGAGGATTTAAATCAACGGCCAAATGCGACAATTTTCCGTGATCTGCTCGAAGAAACGCTTGAGCCAACCTTAGTCCAGCCATTCAAATTTCCTAGTGGCGTAACTCCATACACTGGTTACGACCTTGCTCAGGCAATTCAAGCCGATTGGGGCTATGGCTTGCATGCCTTAGTCAATGGCGATCTGAATACATGGCTGCGTCAGCATCAACAAACCGAATTAGCCATAAAAACGCATCGAATGTTGGTGCAAAACGAACGCCCAGAGCGGGTGCTCGATTTTTTGGTTGGCAGCTTAGCACCGAATTTGTTGATGGCGGAAGTCAAATTTGAATATAATACCGTGATGCTACCACTTGATGGCATGAGCGCCACGCCATTAACCGTTACTGTTCGCAATCGCGCTGCGCATATCAAGGCGATTGATGCCCCAGGTTGGTTGCAGGTAGGGCCACCAGAATTATACGTTGTGCCTGAACAACCCCAACAATTTCAACTTGGGATTGATCTTGATCGCAACCCACGGCCTGGTCAAACAGCCAGCGTTAGCTTTGAAATTCGCACAGGCCATGAAAAACCGCAACGGCGCAAACTAAAAATCCAACTAGCCCAAGGCTACCTTCCAAAGCCCGATACCGGCGATGTCTGGCCATTGATTGCGGCGCTAGGCGGTAGTTCAGGCATGCTAAGCATTATGTTGGCAGTGGCGTATCATCCCAACAACAGCTTGTTAATTGAAGCAGCAATTGGTTCGTTAGTTGGCGTTATTTGGACACTGATGTTTAGCGAGTACAAAACAGATGTCGTGCTGCATATGTTGTTAAGTATTGGCGGGGCATTACTGGCTGGCAGTATTTATGCGATCTACATTCTTGGTGCGTTTAATCCATTTACGCTAACGGCCTTTTTCTATGCCTTGGGTGGGAGTTTGATTTGTAATGCGGTCTATCACTACTTTTTCAAACACTTCTAA
- a CDS encoding nucleotidyltransferase family protein codes for MSEPAVELLLAAWSSQPAANLAQLCAACSPNDWQMLAHLADYHEVEGLLWSVLRQQALPATLAEHWRERYYLTALRNDLRLEEFQRIQQLLKVESIEVALLKGMAFAPTIYRALGQRQMGDIDLLIQHADLQRACAVLFAAGYGLSQYTVQTWPQQRRSGGEVRLQTPSGATLELHWWLFAGLWSRWAGLQSYPAWQIQQAHYQTFTLPVLEPISQLLHTAHHLAIGNQYGAGIGRMLADIDRLIASYAFDWQQVWHEAQRWSLAHVLWGGLRLTEQWFNSAIEWHWQPCAWRRALLERCLPSQKLLLGADPRLRRRWRYAILASTWG; via the coding sequence ATGAGCGAGCCTGCCGTGGAATTGTTGTTGGCGGCCTGGTCAAGCCAACCAGCCGCCAACCTAGCCCAATTATGTGCTGCTTGTAGCCCAAACGACTGGCAAATGCTCGCTCATCTAGCCGATTATCATGAAGTTGAGGGCTTGCTCTGGTCGGTTTTGCGCCAACAAGCCCTGCCAGCAACCCTCGCCGAACATTGGCGCGAACGCTATTACCTCACGGCGCTACGCAACGATTTGCGGCTCGAAGAATTTCAGCGAATTCAGCAATTGCTCAAAGTCGAATCAATCGAAGTAGCATTGCTCAAAGGCATGGCCTTCGCTCCAACGATTTATCGCGCACTTGGTCAACGTCAAATGGGCGATATTGATTTATTGATTCAGCACGCTGATTTGCAACGAGCTTGTGCGGTGTTATTCGCGGCGGGCTATGGCCTGAGCCAATACACCGTGCAAACATGGCCACAACAGCGTCGTAGCGGTGGCGAAGTTCGCTTGCAAACGCCTAGCGGCGCAACTTTAGAATTACATTGGTGGTTGTTTGCGGGGTTGTGGTCGCGCTGGGCTGGCTTGCAGAGCTATCCAGCTTGGCAAATCCAGCAAGCACACTATCAAACATTCACCTTGCCAGTGTTGGAGCCAATTAGCCAACTGCTGCATACTGCTCATCATCTAGCGATTGGCAATCAATATGGGGCTGGCATTGGTCGCATGCTAGCTGATATTGATCGTTTGATTGCAAGTTATGCATTTGATTGGCAACAGGTTTGGCACGAAGCACAACGTTGGAGTTTGGCGCATGTGCTTTGGGGCGGGTTGCGTTTGACCGAGCAATGGTTTAATTCAGCCATTGAATGGCATTGGCAGCCATGTGCTTGGCGCAGAGCCTTGCTCGAACGCTGCTTGCCAAGCCAAAAACTCTTGCTTGGGGCCGATCCACGGTTGCGGCGTAGGTGGCGTTATGCAATTTTGGCCAGCACTTGGGGCTAA